One stretch of Comamonas testosteroni DNA includes these proteins:
- a CDS encoding RNA methyltransferase, with product MKTRFVLIETSHAGNVGAAARALKTMGFDDLVLVRPRYKNVLRKEETIQRASGALDVLDKARVVDTLEEALDGISHMCATAMTPRDFGPPTRTPREHFELLLKGELDARSVPSEDTGLTDNQPTPNAACNQKGVAFLFGCERFGMSNDDVYRCDVALSIPSNPQFGSLNLGSAIQVVAYDWRVALGGFPVVEHTPEAHRADMDQVQGMLGHWEQALAHIGFLDPAAPKKLMPRLNQLFNRAQLTQEEIHILRGVAKAMLQSQPPTR from the coding sequence ATGAAAACCCGATTCGTACTGATTGAAACCAGCCATGCCGGCAATGTGGGCGCGGCCGCCCGAGCGCTCAAGACCATGGGCTTCGACGACCTGGTGCTGGTGCGCCCGCGCTACAAGAACGTGCTGCGCAAGGAAGAAACCATTCAGCGTGCCAGCGGAGCACTGGATGTGCTGGACAAGGCACGCGTGGTCGACACCCTGGAGGAAGCCCTGGACGGCATCAGCCATATGTGCGCGACGGCCATGACGCCACGCGACTTCGGCCCGCCCACACGCACGCCGCGCGAGCATTTCGAGTTGCTCCTGAAAGGAGAGCTTGATGCACGCTCTGTACCCTCGGAGGACACAGGTCTGACCGATAACCAGCCCACGCCCAATGCTGCCTGCAACCAGAAAGGCGTGGCCTTTCTGTTCGGCTGCGAGCGCTTTGGCATGAGCAACGACGATGTCTACCGCTGCGATGTGGCGCTGTCGATTCCGTCCAACCCGCAGTTCGGCTCGCTCAATCTGGGCTCGGCCATTCAGGTCGTTGCCTATGACTGGCGCGTGGCACTGGGCGGCTTTCCCGTGGTGGAGCACACGCCCGAGGCACATCGCGCCGACATGGACCAGGTACAGGGCATGCTGGGCCACTGGGAGCAGGCCCTGGCCCATATCGGCTTTCTGGACCCGGCAGCGCCCAAGAAGCTTATGCCCCGGCTTAACCAGCTTTTCAACCGCGCGCAGCTGACCCAGGAAGAAATCCATATTCTTCGCGGTGTTGCCAAAGCCATGCTGCAGAGCCAGCCACCAACCCGCTAG
- a CDS encoding inositol monophosphatase family protein produces MSNSLHPMLNVAIKAARAAGALINRAALDVESVRVAQKQVNDFVTEVDQAAERIIIETLLNAYPQHSILAEESGSEHGAKNSDHVWIIDPLDGTTNFIHGFPVYCVSIALAYKGKIEHAVIYDPSRNDLFTATKGRGAYLNERRIRVSKRTQLRDCLISTGFPFRRGDNFKQYMLMLGEVMQRTAGVRRPGSAALDLAYVAAGFADGFFESGLSIWDVAAGSLLVSEAGGLVGNFTGEADFLEQREILAANPRIYGSLIPVLGKFSKFATAGEKAAVRQAVKTGEFEAPAEEDTEAVAEEGQKNAE; encoded by the coding sequence ATGTCGAACTCCCTGCACCCCATGCTCAACGTGGCCATCAAGGCTGCTCGCGCCGCTGGCGCCCTCATCAACCGTGCCGCACTGGATGTGGAATCGGTGCGCGTTGCGCAAAAGCAGGTGAACGACTTTGTGACCGAGGTAGACCAGGCTGCGGAGCGCATCATCATCGAGACGCTGCTCAACGCCTACCCCCAGCATTCCATCCTGGCCGAAGAATCGGGCAGCGAGCACGGAGCCAAGAACTCCGACCATGTCTGGATCATCGATCCCCTGGACGGCACCACCAACTTCATCCACGGCTTCCCCGTGTACTGCGTGAGCATTGCCCTGGCCTACAAGGGCAAGATCGAGCACGCCGTGATCTATGACCCCAGCCGCAACGACCTGTTCACGGCCACCAAGGGGCGCGGTGCCTATCTGAACGAGCGCCGCATCCGTGTCTCCAAGCGCACTCAGCTGCGCGACTGCCTGATCTCCACAGGCTTCCCCTTCCGCCGTGGCGACAACTTCAAGCAATACATGCTGATGCTGGGTGAAGTCATGCAGCGCACCGCCGGCGTGCGTCGCCCCGGCTCTGCCGCCCTGGACCTGGCCTATGTGGCCGCCGGCTTTGCCGACGGTTTCTTTGAGTCCGGCCTGTCCATCTGGGACGTGGCTGCCGGCTCTCTGCTGGTCAGCGAAGCCGGTGGTCTGGTGGGTAACTTCACGGGTGAAGCCGACTTCCTGGAACAACGCGAAATCCTGGCCGCCAACCCACGCATCTATGGTTCGCTGATTCCCGTGCTGGGCAAGTTCAGCAAGTTCGCCACCGCTGGCGAAAAAGCGGCTGTGCGTCAGGCTGTCAAGACTGGCGAATTCGAAGCCCCCGCCGAAGAAGACACCGAGGCGGTGGCCGAAGAAGGCCAGAAGAACGCAGAATAA
- a CDS encoding sterol desaturase family protein, with protein sequence MMDFFSQHWTLAIDWVSVHAVTPVVNALHIAEAAGDPREIAAGILIALLQLFLISGVMRPLESLIPAERWADRRHTTVDRNYTLLMLLGLFPLFSFLILMPVAHMLGGGPSTSEASGLKAWLPWFEDHPYVLFAVYYVVYDLTYYWMHRAQHVIPWWWAMHSMHHSQRQMSCWSNDRSNYLDGMLQSFVLASVGLAMGVEPSEFAMLGLLSELVQNFSHANVALRLGWLGTVGERLLVGPRFHRNHHMLRDAERPERHNCNFGQVLPWWDQLFGTALYHDEELRPTGVSDPEVDADNERGLIAMQWYTLKRFWGAVSCRAGWRLGDVSFGPGYRPIHDSDQGSGSQSEQGVQTASAK encoded by the coding sequence ATGATGGATTTCTTCAGCCAGCACTGGACGCTGGCCATTGACTGGGTATCCGTGCATGCGGTGACACCCGTGGTCAACGCACTCCATATTGCAGAGGCAGCGGGCGATCCGCGCGAGATTGCCGCCGGCATCCTGATCGCGCTGCTACAGCTGTTTCTCATTAGTGGCGTGATGCGGCCGCTGGAGAGCCTGATCCCGGCCGAACGCTGGGCCGACCGCCGACACACCACGGTGGATCGCAACTACACCCTGCTCATGCTGCTGGGCCTGTTTCCGCTGTTCAGCTTTCTGATCCTCATGCCGGTCGCCCATATGCTGGGCGGAGGCCCATCCACCTCGGAAGCCAGCGGCCTCAAGGCCTGGCTGCCCTGGTTTGAAGACCACCCCTATGTATTGTTTGCCGTGTACTACGTGGTCTACGACCTCACGTATTACTGGATGCATCGCGCTCAGCACGTCATTCCCTGGTGGTGGGCCATGCACAGCATGCACCACAGCCAGCGCCAGATGAGCTGCTGGAGCAACGACCGCAGCAACTATCTGGACGGCATGCTGCAAAGCTTTGTGCTGGCCAGCGTGGGGTTGGCCATGGGCGTGGAGCCGTCCGAGTTCGCCATGCTGGGACTGCTCAGCGAGCTGGTGCAGAACTTCTCCCATGCCAATGTGGCGCTGCGCCTGGGCTGGCTGGGCACGGTGGGCGAACGCCTGCTGGTCGGCCCGCGTTTTCACCGCAACCACCATATGCTGCGCGATGCCGAGCGCCCCGAACGCCACAACTGCAACTTCGGCCAGGTCCTGCCCTGGTGGGATCAGTTGTTCGGCACCGCCCTCTATCACGACGAGGAGCTGCGCCCCACGGGCGTGAGCGACCCGGAAGTGGATGCCGACAACGAGCGCGGCCTGATCGCCATGCAGTGGTACACCCTGAAGCGCTTCTGGGGCGCGGTGAGCTGCCGCGCAGGCTGGCGGCTGGGCGATGTTTCCTTCGGCCCGGGCTATCGCCCCATTCATGACAGCGATCAAGGCTCTGGCTCTCAATCCGAGCAAGGCGTGCAGACAGCCTCTGCCAAATAG
- the mutS gene encoding DNA mismatch repair protein MutS gives MADLSAHTPMMQQYFKLKADYPDTLVFYRMGDFYELFFGDAEKVTRLLDITLTTRGQTAGQPIPMAGVPFHALENYLGRLIKMGESVAICEQVGEIGVGKGPVERKVVRVVTPGTLTDSELLSDKSEAILLALHTAGRQRVGLAWMAMTQGRIHMAECAADELGAWLSRIAPSEVIYSAGVTERFEQTLFAVKHSGAISCPLSPRPDWQFDSGLGERKLLELLGAASLKAWEAEGLPLAHGASAALLSYAEHTQGRNLTHIHAIQVQRDDELISLPLATRRNLELVKTLRGEDSPTLFSLLDSCMTGMGSRLLKTWLLEPERNRKSAMQRLEAIGVLRGTGAGMAPWQALRAELKGVSDVERITARIALRQVRPRELVGLSKTLEKAKLLAQSGQAPSAYLTQIFSDLIPPEGCAELLARAILEEPAALVRDGGVIATGFDAELDELRAIQNNCDEFLLELEAKEKLLTGIPNLRVQFNKVHGFYIEVTNSYKDAVPERFRRRQTLKNAERYITPELKAFEDKALSAQERALQREKFLFEQLLDQLQPHVPQLTRVAQAIAALDVLCTLAERSLTLNWAEPQFVSQPCIEIEAGRHPVVEARMAETSSGSFIANHTRMNLNTRMQIITGPNMGGKSTYMRQVALIVLLASMGSYVPAGACRLGPIDAIHTRIGAADDLANAQSTFMMEMTEAAQILHSATPHSLVLMDEIGRGTSTFDGLALASGIASQLHDKTKAFTLFATHYFELTELPAKAKAAVNVHVSAAESGSDIVFLHEIQAGPASRSYGIQVAKLAGMPAGVLNHARHALEALESQAGENELQVNLFDAPELVDACAAPSPLEQAMAALNPDAMSPREALEVLYQLKKLSTSAA, from the coding sequence ATGGCTGACCTCTCGGCGCATACGCCGATGATGCAGCAGTACTTCAAGCTCAAAGCCGACTACCCCGACACGCTGGTTTTCTACCGCATGGGCGATTTCTACGAGCTGTTCTTTGGCGATGCCGAGAAGGTCACGCGCCTGCTGGACATCACGCTGACCACGCGCGGCCAGACCGCAGGCCAGCCCATTCCCATGGCCGGCGTGCCTTTCCACGCCCTGGAAAACTATCTGGGCCGCCTGATCAAGATGGGCGAGTCGGTGGCGATCTGCGAGCAGGTCGGCGAGATCGGCGTGGGCAAGGGTCCGGTGGAGCGCAAGGTCGTGCGCGTGGTCACGCCAGGTACGCTGACGGACAGCGAGCTGCTGTCGGACAAGAGCGAAGCCATTTTGCTGGCCCTGCACACCGCCGGCCGCCAGCGCGTGGGACTGGCCTGGATGGCAATGACCCAGGGCCGCATTCACATGGCCGAATGCGCGGCCGATGAACTGGGCGCCTGGCTGTCTCGGATCGCGCCCAGCGAGGTGATCTACAGCGCCGGAGTCACCGAGCGCTTCGAGCAGACCCTGTTTGCCGTCAAGCACAGCGGCGCCATCAGTTGCCCTCTGTCACCCCGCCCTGACTGGCAGTTTGACTCGGGTCTGGGCGAGCGCAAGCTGCTGGAGCTGCTGGGCGCGGCCAGCCTCAAGGCCTGGGAGGCCGAAGGCCTGCCGCTGGCCCATGGCGCCAGTGCCGCCCTGCTGTCCTATGCAGAACATACCCAGGGCCGCAACCTCACCCACATCCACGCCATCCAGGTGCAGCGCGACGACGAGCTGATTTCGCTGCCGCTGGCCACGCGCCGCAATCTGGAGCTGGTCAAGACGCTGCGCGGCGAAGATTCGCCGACGCTGTTCTCTCTGCTGGACAGCTGCATGACGGGCATGGGCAGTCGTCTGCTCAAGACCTGGCTGCTGGAGCCCGAGCGCAATCGCAAGTCCGCCATGCAACGCCTGGAAGCCATAGGCGTGCTGCGCGGCACGGGTGCGGGCATGGCACCCTGGCAGGCCCTGCGTGCCGAGCTCAAGGGCGTGAGCGATGTGGAGCGCATCACCGCCCGCATCGCCCTGCGCCAGGTGCGTCCACGCGAGCTGGTGGGCCTGTCCAAAACGCTGGAAAAGGCGAAGCTGCTGGCACAGTCCGGACAAGCTCCATCCGCCTATCTGACGCAGATTTTCAGCGACCTGATTCCGCCCGAAGGCTGTGCCGAGCTGCTGGCCCGCGCGATTCTCGAAGAGCCGGCGGCTCTGGTGCGCGACGGCGGCGTGATTGCCACGGGCTTTGATGCCGAACTCGATGAGCTGCGCGCCATTCAGAACAACTGCGACGAGTTTCTGCTGGAGCTGGAGGCCAAGGAAAAGCTGCTCACCGGCATTCCCAATCTGCGCGTGCAGTTCAACAAGGTGCATGGCTTCTATATCGAGGTCACCAACAGCTACAAGGACGCGGTGCCCGAGCGTTTTCGTCGCCGCCAGACGCTCAAGAACGCCGAGCGCTACATCACGCCCGAACTCAAGGCTTTCGAGGACAAGGCCTTGTCGGCCCAGGAGCGAGCGCTGCAGCGCGAGAAGTTCCTGTTCGAGCAGCTGCTCGACCAGCTTCAGCCCCATGTGCCCCAGCTCACGCGTGTGGCCCAGGCGATTGCCGCACTGGACGTTCTATGCACTCTGGCCGAGCGCTCTCTGACGCTGAACTGGGCCGAGCCGCAGTTCGTCAGCCAGCCCTGCATAGAGATCGAGGCCGGCCGCCACCCCGTGGTGGAAGCACGCATGGCCGAGACCTCCAGCGGCAGCTTCATCGCCAACCACACGCGCATGAATCTCAACACGCGCATGCAGATCATTACCGGCCCGAACATGGGCGGCAAATCGACCTATATGCGCCAGGTGGCCTTGATCGTGCTGCTGGCCAGCATGGGCAGCTATGTGCCGGCCGGCGCCTGCCGCCTGGGGCCCATCGATGCCATCCACACGCGTATCGGCGCCGCCGACGATCTGGCCAATGCCCAGTCCACCTTCATGATGGAGATGACCGAGGCCGCGCAGATTCTGCATTCGGCCACGCCCCACTCCCTGGTGCTGATGGACGAGATCGGCCGCGGCACCAGCACCTTCGACGGATTGGCCCTGGCCAGCGGCATTGCCAGCCAGCTGCACGACAAGACCAAGGCGTTCACGCTGTTTGCCACGCACTACTTCGAGCTGACCGAGCTGCCCGCCAAGGCCAAGGCCGCCGTCAACGTGCATGTCAGCGCCGCAGAGTCGGGCAGCGACATCGTGTTTCTGCACGAGATTCAGGCCGGCCCCGCCAGCCGCAGCTACGGTATTCAGGTGGCCAAGCTGGCCGGCATGCCCGCAGGCGTTCTCAACCATGCGCGCCACGCCCTGGAAGCACTCGAATCCCAGGCCGGCGAGAACGAGCTGCAGGTCAATCTCTTCGATGCACCGGAGCTGGTGGACGCATGCGCCGCCCCCAGCCCGCTGGAGCAGGCCATGGCCGCCCTCAACCCCGATGCGATGAGCCCGCGCGAAGCGCTGGAAGTGCTCTACCAGCTCAAGAAACTGAGCACCAGCGCCGCCTAA
- a CDS encoding methyl-accepting chemotaxis protein has translation MHAFPNLSIRTKLMSSMLACLLLFVAISTALGFVLTGASLRERVVGQELPAVVGEIRNDILRHIGTPLAMARSVAGNSFVLDWEAAGEPEDGNAAWARYAQAVKQQAGASSVFWVSGTTGQYFGEQGPLRKLAPKGQGDQWFYELLAGDKSQVLEIDKDVSSNAYMLFINVRFDAGQGRQGIAGLGLSVDELAQAVRAYQVGESGSVSLVRGNGSILVHRDPALVDGKHWLKDRPGFSAGLSAALLNRERFAHAMYEAPAGRQLIASSYVPELDLYVIAELPEAQVLGGVRRTIALTSAVAGLVGGGIGLLVIWLVSRAIAAPVGRAARMLEEIADGHGDLSRRMQVESNDEVGALASAFNRFVSSLERMVGAVRQAADSISVASSEVAQGNQDLSQRTEQAASALQQTAASLSVLTDSVQANTEATRSAGDLAQSARGVAERGGTAFQQVVMTMEGINHSSRKIADIIGVIDGIAFQTNILALNAAVEAARAGEQGRGFSVVAAEVRSLARRSAEAAKEVRQLITDSVTQVGSGSQQVAHAGATMQELLDAVAKVTRIIEEISNASQTQGRGIAEINQSVAGLDDATQQNSALVEQSAAAAISLREQAARLMGEVSAFKLGDGPQSHLSLQQRQPQLLEA, from the coding sequence ATGCACGCATTTCCCAACCTGTCGATACGGACCAAGCTCATGTCCAGCATGCTGGCCTGCCTGCTGCTGTTCGTGGCGATTTCCACGGCGCTGGGTTTTGTGCTGACGGGCGCCAGCCTGCGCGAGCGTGTGGTGGGTCAGGAGCTTCCAGCCGTGGTGGGTGAGATCCGCAACGACATCCTGCGCCATATCGGTACGCCGCTGGCCATGGCCAGGTCGGTGGCCGGCAACAGCTTTGTGCTCGACTGGGAGGCCGCGGGCGAGCCCGAGGACGGCAATGCCGCGTGGGCCAGATATGCCCAGGCCGTCAAGCAGCAGGCCGGGGCCTCATCGGTGTTCTGGGTGTCGGGAACCACGGGCCAGTATTTCGGCGAGCAGGGGCCGCTGCGCAAGCTGGCGCCCAAGGGCCAGGGAGACCAATGGTTCTACGAGCTGCTGGCCGGCGACAAGTCGCAGGTGCTGGAGATCGACAAGGACGTCAGCTCCAACGCCTATATGCTGTTCATCAATGTCCGCTTCGATGCAGGCCAGGGCAGGCAGGGCATTGCAGGCCTGGGCCTGTCGGTGGATGAGCTGGCCCAGGCCGTGCGTGCCTACCAGGTGGGTGAGTCAGGCTCGGTGTCCCTGGTGCGCGGCAACGGCAGCATTCTCGTGCACCGTGATCCGGCACTGGTGGATGGCAAGCACTGGCTCAAGGACAGGCCCGGTTTCAGCGCCGGGCTCAGCGCTGCGCTGCTGAACCGCGAGCGCTTTGCCCATGCCATGTACGAGGCGCCCGCGGGCCGCCAACTGATCGCTTCCTCCTACGTGCCCGAGCTGGACCTGTACGTGATCGCCGAGCTGCCCGAGGCCCAGGTGCTGGGCGGCGTGCGACGAACCATTGCGCTGACCTCTGCCGTGGCCGGCCTGGTGGGCGGCGGCATAGGCTTGCTGGTGATCTGGCTGGTGAGCCGGGCAATTGCGGCACCTGTGGGGCGCGCGGCGCGCATGCTGGAGGAGATTGCCGACGGCCATGGCGACCTGAGCCGTCGCATGCAGGTGGAGAGCAATGACGAGGTGGGGGCGCTGGCGTCGGCCTTCAACCGCTTTGTCTCATCGCTGGAGCGTATGGTGGGGGCCGTACGCCAGGCCGCAGATTCGATTTCTGTGGCCAGCTCCGAGGTGGCCCAGGGCAACCAGGATCTGAGCCAGCGCACCGAACAGGCGGCCAGTGCCTTGCAGCAGACGGCGGCATCGCTGTCGGTGCTGACGGACAGCGTGCAGGCCAATACCGAAGCCACGCGCAGCGCGGGCGACCTGGCTCAGTCGGCGCGCGGCGTGGCCGAGCGTGGCGGAACGGCCTTCCAGCAGGTGGTGATGACCATGGAGGGCATCAACCACTCGTCGCGCAAGATTGCCGACATCATCGGAGTGATCGACGGCATCGCCTTCCAGACCAATATCCTGGCGCTGAACGCAGCCGTGGAGGCCGCGCGTGCCGGCGAACAGGGCCGGGGCTTTTCCGTGGTGGCGGCCGAGGTGCGCAGCCTGGCTCGGCGTTCGGCCGAGGCTGCCAAGGAAGTGCGCCAGCTCATCACTGACTCGGTGACCCAGGTGGGCAGCGGATCGCAGCAGGTGGCGCATGCGGGAGCCACCATGCAGGAGCTGCTGGACGCCGTGGCCAAGGTGACGCGGATCATCGAGGAGATCAGCAATGCTTCGCAGACTCAGGGGCGCGGCATTGCCGAGATCAACCAGTCCGTGGCCGGGCTGGACGATGCCACGCAGCAGAACTCCGCCTTGGTCGAACAATCGGCTGCTGCGGCAATCAGCCTGCGCGAGCAGGCCGCACGCCTGATGGGCGAGGTGTCTGCCTTCAAGCTCGGCGACGGGCCCCAGAGCCACCTGTCCCTGCAGCAGCGGCAGCCGCAACTGCTGGAGGCCTGA
- a CDS encoding proteasome-type protease, producing the protein MTYCVALKLNAGLVFLSDSRTNAGLDQISTFRKVMLYEQPGERFMVLQSAGNLSITQSVRELLESFQLHDTTTDEMLTIWNVRSMFDAARVLGAAVRHVHEREATALQRAGVDFNVSMIFGGQIQGERMRLFQVYSAGNFIEATGETPYFQIGESKYGKPVLDRVITSETPLDEAAKCALVSMDSTLKSNLSVGLPLDLIVYENNRFATDRIVCLDADNPYLRMLHDSWGERLRHVFDSIEDPAWDGGQTDTPIRIHSPRAHPLVKVGAPVASRSAHGLGAGNIPPAALRQPVVPAQAGLSMADEYQRLQSAEEQARVQRQASLSRR; encoded by the coding sequence ATGACATACTGCGTCGCCCTCAAGCTCAACGCCGGCCTGGTGTTTCTGTCCGACTCCCGCACCAATGCCGGACTCGACCAGATCAGCACCTTCCGCAAGGTCATGCTGTATGAGCAACCGGGCGAGCGCTTCATGGTGCTGCAGTCGGCAGGCAATCTGTCCATCACCCAGTCGGTACGCGAGCTGCTGGAGAGCTTTCAGTTGCACGACACGACCACGGACGAGATGCTGACCATCTGGAATGTGCGCAGCATGTTCGATGCCGCGCGCGTGCTGGGTGCTGCCGTGCGCCATGTGCATGAGCGCGAGGCCACGGCCCTGCAGCGCGCCGGGGTGGACTTCAACGTCTCCATGATTTTTGGCGGCCAGATCCAGGGCGAGCGCATGCGCCTGTTCCAGGTCTATTCGGCGGGCAACTTCATCGAGGCCACGGGCGAGACGCCCTACTTCCAGATCGGCGAATCCAAGTACGGCAAGCCCGTGCTGGACCGCGTCATCACCTCCGAGACCCCGCTGGACGAAGCCGCCAAGTGCGCGCTGGTGTCCATGGACAGCACGCTCAAGTCCAACCTCTCGGTGGGCCTGCCGCTGGATCTGATCGTCTACGAGAACAACCGCTTTGCCACGGACCGCATTGTCTGCCTGGACGCCGACAACCCCTATCTGCGCATGCTGCACGATAGCTGGGGCGAGCGCCTGCGCCATGTCTTCGACAGCATCGAGGACCCGGCCTGGGACGGCGGCCAGACCGATACGCCGATTCGCATCCACAGCCCGCGTGCGCATCCTCTGGTCAAAGTGGGAGCACCCGTTGCCTCACGCTCGGCCCATGGGCTGGGCGCAGGCAATATTCCGCCTGCTGCGCTGCGCCAGCCCGTAGTGCCGGCTCAGGCCGGCCTGAGCATGGCCGATGAATACCAGCGCCTGCAGAGCGCCGAAGAACAGGCACGCGTGCAAAGACAGGCTTCGCTGTCCAGGCGCTAA
- a CDS encoding alpha/beta fold hydrolase: MSQPTATASTTNTLPVVFAHANSFPIGTYRLLFSLLRQRGIDAGGVQRFGHDPRRPVTNHWPHLVDELIEYIEQQVERHGQPVYLVGHSLGGILSFQAASKRPDLARGVLLIDSPLLGGWKANAVGLAKQTQIVASVSPGKISQRRRTTWASNEEALEYFRGKKAFAQWHPQVLQDYVQHGLEDDQGKRSLLFRREVETAIYNTLPSNLNNQLRRHPVRCPVAFIGGRSSVEMRQVGMEMTQRITRGRITMLDGGHLFPMERPEATAAAIEASLLNMEQTILQKSAGSTHK; the protein is encoded by the coding sequence ATGTCCCAGCCCACTGCCACCGCCAGCACGACGAACACCTTGCCCGTGGTCTTCGCGCATGCCAACAGCTTTCCCATAGGTACCTATCGCCTGCTGTTTTCGCTGCTGCGTCAGCGCGGCATCGACGCCGGCGGCGTGCAGCGCTTCGGCCATGACCCCAGGCGCCCGGTCACCAACCACTGGCCGCATCTGGTGGACGAGCTCATCGAATATATCGAGCAGCAGGTCGAGCGGCACGGCCAGCCGGTCTATCTGGTGGGCCACTCGCTGGGCGGCATTCTGAGTTTTCAGGCGGCCTCCAAACGCCCCGATCTGGCGCGCGGCGTACTGCTGATCGACTCGCCCCTGCTGGGTGGCTGGAAAGCGAACGCCGTGGGCCTGGCCAAGCAGACGCAGATCGTGGCATCGGTCTCCCCCGGCAAGATCAGCCAGCGCCGGCGCACCACCTGGGCCAGCAACGAGGAGGCGCTGGAGTATTTTCGCGGCAAGAAGGCGTTTGCCCAGTGGCACCCGCAGGTGCTGCAGGACTATGTGCAGCACGGTCTGGAGGACGACCAGGGCAAGCGCAGCCTGCTGTTCAGGCGCGAGGTGGAAACCGCCATCTACAACACCCTGCCCAGCAATCTCAACAACCAGCTCAGGCGTCACCCCGTGCGCTGCCCGGTGGCCTTCATCGGCGGTCGCTCGTCGGTGGAGATGCGCCAGGTGGGCATGGAGATGACGCAGCGCATCACCCGCGGGCGCATCACCATGCTGGACGGCGGCCATCTGTTTCCCATGGAACGCCCCGAGGCCACCGCCGCCGCCATCGAGGCTTCGCTGCTCAATATGGAGCAGACCATTTTGCAGAAATCCGCTGGCAGCACTCATAAATAG
- a CDS encoding undecaprenyl-diphosphate phosphatase produces MDTLLLVKAAIMGIVEGLTEFLPISSTGHLILAGSLMGFVGGKAKVFEIAIQTGAIFAVMLVYWQKIRDTLVELPSSRQAQKFALNVIIGFLPAVVLALLFGKYVQEHLFTPVIVATTFILGGFVILWAENRPAAATRVQSVDDMTALDALKVGLVQCFALVPGTSRSGSTIIGGMLMGLSRKAATDFSFFLAMPTLIGAGVYSLYKERALLSMADVPLFAVGLIFSFISAWLCVRWLLRFISTNSFVPFAWYRIVFGVIVLVTAYTGIVDWHH; encoded by the coding sequence GTGGATACTTTATTGCTGGTCAAGGCCGCCATCATGGGCATTGTGGAAGGGCTGACCGAGTTCTTGCCGATTTCCTCAACCGGCCACCTGATCCTGGCGGGGTCGCTGATGGGCTTCGTCGGCGGCAAGGCCAAGGTGTTTGAGATCGCGATCCAGACCGGAGCCATCTTTGCCGTGATGCTGGTGTACTGGCAGAAGATCCGGGACACGCTGGTAGAGCTGCCCAGCAGCCGCCAGGCGCAGAAGTTTGCGCTCAACGTCATCATCGGCTTCCTGCCCGCCGTGGTGCTGGCGCTGCTGTTCGGCAAATACGTGCAGGAGCATCTGTTCACGCCGGTCATCGTGGCGACCACCTTCATCCTCGGCGGTTTCGTGATTCTCTGGGCCGAGAACCGCCCCGCCGCCGCCACCCGCGTGCAGTCGGTGGACGATATGACAGCTCTCGATGCGCTCAAGGTCGGCCTGGTGCAGTGCTTTGCCCTGGTGCCCGGCACCAGCCGCAGCGGCTCCACCATCATCGGCGGCATGCTCATGGGCCTGTCGCGCAAGGCGGCCACGGACTTCTCGTTCTTCCTGGCCATGCCCACGCTGATCGGTGCGGGCGTCTACAGCCTCTACAAGGAGCGTGCGCTGCTGTCCATGGCGGATGTGCCGCTGTTTGCCGTGGGTCTGATCTTTTCCTTCATCAGCGCCTGGCTGTGCGTGCGCTGGCTGCTGCGCTTTATCTCCACCAACAGCTTTGTGCCCTTTGCCTGGTACCGCATCGTTTTCGGCGTCATCGTGCTGGTGACGGCCTATACCGGCATCGTGGACTGGCACCATTGA
- a CDS encoding PsiF family protein — MKKFVVLAIVSLACSMSMAAGDKPKTAQQQLMGTCNTEATGKKGDERKEFMKSCLSDGKKRQQERMKSCNTDAAGKKGDERKAFMSECLKKD; from the coding sequence ATGAAAAAATTTGTGGTCCTGGCTATCGTGTCCCTGGCCTGCAGCATGAGCATGGCTGCCGGCGACAAGCCCAAAACCGCCCAGCAGCAGCTCATGGGCACCTGCAACACCGAAGCCACCGGCAAGAAGGGCGATGAACGCAAGGAGTTCATGAAGTCCTGCCTGTCCGACGGCAAAAAGCGTCAGCAGGAACGCATGAAGAGCTGCAATACCGACGCCGCTGGCAAAAAGGGCGACGAGCGCAAGGCCTTCATGAGCGAGTGCCTGAAGAAGGACTGA